A single Tenacibaculum sp. 190524A02b DNA region contains:
- a CDS encoding DASS family sodium-coupled anion symporter, with product MKYPITKKIGLIVGPLVFLLINNLPFELITKNADHVISVALWMIIWWITEAVAISVTALLPLVLFPLLKVMPINEVGANYGSPIVFLFFGGFVLALALEKVNLHKRIALNIVKLTGTTPNKVILGFMIATGLLSMWISNTASTVVMLPIALSVIQLLIDDEDGFTKKDQNFALAVMLGIAFAANAGGIATVIGTPPNSVLIGLLENEYNIEISFLKWMTVGLPFSMVMIALVYFVLVKIMYPNKGLTFTTSHNIIDKEIEKLGKLSKKEKHVLIIFAITVCLWIFRALINKMFPGLKLSDTIISIGAALAIFAVPYNFKTGEFIIQWKDTEKLAWGILILFGGGLALAKGMSTSGIVDLVSSTIASSNLGVFITASILIILMLFMTELMSNVALVAVLAPVVAGIAIGLKIPITHILIPVTMASSCAFMLPMATPPNAIVFASGYIKVKDMMKAGFILNCLAVLLLIILFNYIIPVLF from the coding sequence ATGAAGTATCCTATCACTAAAAAAATAGGTTTAATAGTAGGCCCTTTAGTTTTTTTATTAATCAATAACTTACCTTTTGAATTAATAACTAAAAATGCAGATCATGTAATAAGTGTAGCTCTATGGATGATTATTTGGTGGATAACAGAAGCTGTAGCTATTTCAGTAACCGCTTTGTTACCATTAGTATTGTTCCCTTTATTAAAAGTAATGCCTATTAATGAAGTAGGAGCTAACTATGGAAGCCCAATTGTATTTTTATTTTTTGGCGGATTTGTACTGGCATTGGCCTTAGAAAAAGTAAACCTTCATAAACGTATTGCATTAAACATCGTAAAATTAACAGGAACAACACCTAATAAGGTTATTTTAGGTTTTATGATAGCTACAGGTTTATTAAGCATGTGGATTAGTAATACAGCAAGTACTGTAGTTATGTTACCAATAGCTTTATCAGTAATTCAGTTGCTAATTGATGATGAAGATGGTTTTACTAAAAAAGACCAAAATTTTGCTTTGGCTGTTATGCTAGGAATAGCCTTTGCAGCCAATGCAGGAGGTATTGCTACAGTAATAGGAACACCTCCAAACTCTGTTTTAATAGGATTGTTAGAGAATGAATATAATATAGAAATTTCTTTTTTAAAATGGATGACTGTTGGGTTACCGTTTTCTATGGTTATGATAGCTTTGGTGTACTTTGTTTTGGTAAAAATAATGTATCCAAATAAAGGATTAACATTTACAACGTCTCATAACATTATTGATAAAGAAATAGAAAAGCTAGGTAAACTATCAAAGAAAGAAAAGCATGTATTAATAATTTTTGCTATTACCGTATGCCTTTGGATTTTTAGAGCATTGATAAATAAGATGTTTCCAGGGTTAAAACTTTCGGATACCATTATAAGTATTGGAGCAGCACTAGCTATTTTTGCTGTACCTTATAATTTTAAAACAGGTGAATTTATTATACAATGGAAGGACACAGAAAAACTAGCTTGGGGAATTCTAATATTATTTGGAGGAGGTTTGGCTTTAGCTAAAGGGATGTCTACCAGTGGTATTGTAGATTTAGTATCTTCTACCATAGCATCAAGTAATTTAGGTGTTTTTATAACAGCTTCTATATTAATCATATTAATGCTGTTTATGACAGAGTTAATGAGTAATGTAGCTTTAGTAGCAGTTTTAGCACCTGTAGTAGCAGGAATAGCTATAGGACTTAAAATTCCAATTACACATATATTAATTCCAGTAACTATGGCTAGTAGTTGTGCATTTATGCTACCTATGGCAACACCGCCAAATGCTATTGTTTTTGCAAGCGGTTATATAAAAGTAAAAGATATGATGAAAGCTGGTTTTATCTTAAATTGTTTGGCTGTATTATTATTAATCATACTATTTAATTATATAATTCCAGTACTGTTTTAG
- a CDS encoding DUF2834 domain-containing protein has product MRVRHLYLLIAILGTCIPYYHFGEFLFQNGIDFKLFIDQMTGTSISSFFTWDVIISTLAVFTLVLVEGKRIGMKNLWLYILFNLIVGVSLALPAFLYVRQKKLATKTHNSF; this is encoded by the coding sequence ATGAGAGTTAGACATTTATATTTACTTATTGCTATACTAGGTACTTGTATTCCTTATTATCATTTCGGTGAATTTTTGTTTCAAAACGGAATTGATTTTAAACTTTTTATCGATCAAATGACAGGAACGTCAATTTCTTCTTTTTTTACTTGGGATGTTATTATTTCTACTCTGGCAGTTTTTACCTTGGTTCTTGTTGAAGGGAAACGAATTGGTATGAAAAACCTATGGTTGTATATTCTTTTTAATCTCATTGTTGGAGTTTCTTTAGCACTCCCTGCTTTTCTTTATGTTAGACAAAAGAAGTTAGCTACTAAAACACATAACTCTTTTTAA
- a CDS encoding GNAT family N-acetyltransferase, with amino-acid sequence MKKARFTKLKTNRLLLRNLEPKDWKAVSFLRSDTSVNQFVDRPIATSKEEALLFITKISTGIADESLFYWSISLKDQDRMIGSICLWNFSEDKVTTEIGFDLTPDCQSKGIMSEALKSVLTFGFHDLKLKNIEAYTHYLNLSSKKLLEKNNFKLIIQKKDPHNKNNIVYILEHKNHQL; translated from the coding sequence ATGAAAAAGGCACGCTTTACTAAGTTAAAAACTAATCGATTACTGTTAAGAAATCTAGAGCCAAAAGACTGGAAAGCTGTTTCTTTTTTGCGCTCAGATACTTCTGTTAATCAATTTGTTGATAGACCTATCGCTACATCTAAAGAAGAAGCATTACTATTTATTACTAAAATAAGTACTGGAATTGCTGATGAATCTTTATTCTATTGGTCTATTTCCCTAAAAGATCAAGATAGAATGATTGGAAGTATTTGTTTATGGAATTTTTCAGAAGATAAAGTAACTACTGAAATTGGCTTTGATTTGACTCCTGATTGTCAAAGTAAAGGTATTATGAGTGAAGCTTTAAAAAGTGTTTTAACTTTTGGTTTTCATGACTTAAAACTTAAAAATATTGAAGCATATACTCATTATTTAAACTTAAGTTCTAAAAAATTATTAGAGAAAAATAATTTTAAACTAATTATACAAAAAAAAGATCCACATAATAAAAACAATATTGTTTACATACTAGAACACAAAAATCATCAATTATAA
- a CDS encoding TonB-dependent receptor encodes MSAFSFAQEVVISVTYEKTPLTTVLKDITDKSGTFFSYAPEIILNKQVTLSEKNTSLANLLVALNKQTGLTFEKVAGKQIIITKNMTICGYVKDSKTKEPVPFADVVLNATTYTTTDTNGYFNFKNITYSGKETQVKLSIIGYESMHTSINSETTCPTLLLQPKAGELDEVVVLGYVTSGIDRNKDGSISVESSRLGILPGLVSNDISQSIQLIPGISTLDESATGIQVRGGSPDQNLILYDDIKLYNTGYLYGMFSLFNPFATQKATIFRSGTSASYGDRISGIIDISSGEEVPTQTHAGIEIDGLSVNGFVKTPVSDKTAVYVFARRSYADVWKTPTYTSYADKIFTNFGVAKDINGKVLDLEIDDDYSRETSTNAFSFADVTTKVVWKPNAKNSISLSGLYTSNRLDFNFKGGDELLIDSLNTQNKGLSFNWKHRSNDRQSEKLTAYLSEYSSFYQNNEIKDETGDGVLDLAEINIRSNDILDLGLNFTSVTEFKENQKLSLGYQFSYTDLNVIIDKENPIDMERESSGQDAKNFKNALFGEYTYYFKNKGYVNAGVRFVHYSSLDKFLVEPRVNFEYPLSNRLRFKTAIERRNQPISQLVEFNHTELRLENNLWRLSDSSQYPLLSSNQISSGLLYHHKHLNIDLDTYYKELDGLTTFTNGFSNPLENFEVGKSVIKGLDVLVKYRFDNYKIWAGYTYNDITFQFPNLKDTPFKFPGNNDITHHFRISNTLQLDRWQFSLGWQYRTGKPITLVNSYDIKIDADGENAGVVKFGSVNGGRLPDYHRLDASVLYDFPITVGKKKLKAQLGLSVLNMYNRVKPLNLIYKAERKPLDDGGIAIPGTSGATIDEREVILEQVIQRFSLGFTPNAVFRISF; translated from the coding sequence ATGAGTGCTTTTTCGTTTGCTCAAGAAGTTGTTATAAGTGTAACTTATGAAAAAACTCCTTTAACTACTGTTTTAAAAGATATTACAGATAAGTCAGGCACATTTTTTTCTTATGCCCCTGAAATTATTCTTAATAAACAGGTTACGCTCTCTGAAAAAAACACTTCATTAGCCAATCTTTTAGTTGCACTTAACAAACAAACGGGTTTAACTTTTGAAAAAGTAGCTGGCAAACAAATTATCATTACTAAAAACATGACCATTTGTGGATATGTAAAAGATAGTAAAACTAAGGAACCTGTACCTTTTGCTGATGTGGTTTTAAATGCTACTACGTATACCACTACAGATACGAATGGTTATTTTAATTTTAAAAATATTACCTACTCTGGTAAAGAAACACAGGTTAAATTGTCTATCATTGGTTATGAGTCTATGCATACTAGTATAAACTCTGAAACTACCTGCCCTACTCTTTTATTACAGCCGAAGGCTGGAGAATTAGATGAAGTGGTGGTTTTAGGCTATGTTACCTCTGGAATTGACAGGAACAAAGATGGTTCTATTTCTGTTGAATCGAGCAGATTGGGAATTTTACCGGGATTGGTAAGTAATGATATTTCGCAAAGTATACAGTTAATCCCTGGAATATCGACTTTAGATGAGTCTGCTACTGGAATTCAAGTTCGAGGTGGTTCTCCTGATCAAAATTTGATTTTATATGATGATATTAAACTGTATAATACTGGTTATTTATACGGAATGTTTTCTTTATTCAATCCTTTTGCTACTCAAAAAGCAACTATTTTTAGATCAGGAACAAGTGCTAGTTATGGAGATCGTATTTCTGGGATTATTGATATTTCAAGTGGAGAGGAAGTTCCTACACAAACGCATGCGGGTATAGAAATTGATGGTTTATCAGTAAATGGTTTTGTTAAAACACCTGTATCTGATAAAACTGCTGTGTATGTTTTTGCCAGACGTTCTTATGCTGATGTATGGAAAACTCCTACGTATACGAGTTATGCTGACAAAATATTTACCAACTTTGGCGTGGCTAAAGATATTAATGGAAAGGTGCTAGACTTGGAAATAGATGATGATTATAGTAGAGAAACCAGTACTAATGCTTTTTCTTTTGCAGATGTTACTACTAAAGTTGTTTGGAAACCTAATGCTAAAAATAGTATTTCTTTAAGTGGTTTGTACACTAGTAATCGTTTAGATTTTAATTTTAAAGGTGGTGATGAGTTGTTAATTGATTCTTTAAACACGCAAAATAAAGGGCTAAGTTTTAACTGGAAACATCGTTCTAATGATAGGCAGTCTGAGAAACTTACTGCTTATTTATCTGAGTATTCTTCTTTTTATCAGAATAATGAAATTAAGGATGAAACGGGTGATGGTGTTTTAGACTTGGCTGAAATTAATATTCGTAGTAATGATATTCTAGATTTAGGGCTGAATTTTACTTCTGTTACTGAGTTTAAAGAAAATCAAAAACTTAGTTTGGGTTATCAGTTTTCTTATACAGATTTGAATGTTATTATTGATAAAGAAAATCCTATTGACATGGAAAGAGAAAGCTCTGGGCAGGATGCTAAAAACTTTAAAAATGCCTTGTTTGGAGAATATACTTATTATTTTAAAAATAAAGGGTATGTAAATGCTGGAGTACGTTTTGTTCATTATAGTTCTTTGGATAAATTTTTGGTGGAACCAAGAGTAAACTTTGAGTATCCTTTAAGTAATCGTTTACGTTTTAAAACGGCTATTGAAAGAAGAAATCAACCTATTTCACAATTGGTTGAGTTTAATCATACAGAATTACGTTTGGAGAATAATCTTTGGCGTTTATCGGACTCTTCACAATATCCATTGTTGAGTAGCAATCAGATTTCTAGTGGTTTATTATATCACCACAAACATTTGAATATTGATTTGGATACTTACTATAAGGAGTTGGATGGGTTAACTACTTTTACGAATGGTTTTAGTAATCCGTTAGAGAATTTTGAAGTGGGTAAAAGTGTGATTAAAGGACTGGATGTTTTGGTAAAGTATAGGTTTGATAACTATAAAATTTGGGCTGGATATACGTATAATGACATTACTTTTCAGTTTCCTAATTTAAAGGATACGCCTTTTAAGTTTCCAGGAAATAATGATATTACACATCATTTTAGAATTTCTAATACGTTACAGCTTGATAGGTGGCAGTTTTCATTGGGTTGGCAATATAGAACAGGTAAACCTATTACACTTGTGAATAGTTATGATATTAAAATTGATGCTGATGGTGAAAATGCGGGTGTGGTTAAATTTGGCAGCGTTAACGGTGGTAGATTGCCTGATTATCACAGGTTAGACGCTTCTGTTTTATATGATTTTCCTATTACTGTGGGTAAGAAAAAGTTAAAAGCACAACTTGGTCTTTCTGTTTTAAATATGTACAACAGAGTAAAGCCTTTAAATTTAATTTATAAAGCGGAAAGAAAACCTTTAGATGATGGTGGTATTGCCATACCAGGTACTTCTGGTGCTACTATTGATGAAAGAGAGGTTATTCTGGAGCAAGTGATTCAGCGTTTTTCTTTAGGGTTTACACCTAATGCTGTTTTTAGGATTTCTTTTTAG
- a CDS encoding FecR family protein → MNDSNNKYISDPSFLARWAANELTQEELAAFKASDAYKDFHLINEVAQQFKAPEVDVSAALHTTKERISFGKKTKKVKPLWYAVAASVVLLFGVYTFLTASITYTTGTGEQLAVSLPDGSRVQLNASSSLTHRRFLWTQKRELTLKGEGYFKVQKGEKFSVNTSYGTVSVLGTEFNVKSRDKVFAVHCFEGAVSVITPQNTEAKILRKGNGITVSNNIIKETTTSENAPRWLQKVSVFNNRPLSEIIEELSIQYAVTFDTRSVDVTRLFSGSFIHDNLEVALKTTLVPMGITYSITKQEKDGILIVLK, encoded by the coding sequence ATGAACGATTCTAACAACAAATATATATCTGACCCGTCTTTCTTGGCGCGTTGGGCAGCTAATGAGCTTACTCAAGAAGAACTAGCAGCTTTTAAAGCTTCTGATGCTTATAAAGATTTTCATCTTATTAACGAGGTAGCACAACAATTTAAAGCACCTGAGGTTGATGTGAGTGCTGCTTTACATACAACTAAAGAACGTATTAGTTTTGGTAAGAAAACTAAAAAAGTGAAACCTTTATGGTATGCAGTCGCTGCATCAGTAGTTTTACTTTTTGGTGTGTATACTTTTTTAACTGCTTCTATTACGTATACTACTGGAACTGGTGAACAATTAGCGGTTAGCTTACCTGATGGTTCAAGGGTGCAGTTAAATGCAAGTTCTAGCTTAACGCATCGTAGGTTTTTATGGACTCAAAAACGGGAATTAACACTTAAAGGTGAAGGCTATTTTAAAGTGCAGAAAGGTGAAAAATTCTCGGTAAATACTTCTTACGGAACTGTTTCAGTATTAGGTACAGAGTTTAATGTTAAGTCTCGTGATAAAGTATTTGCAGTGCATTGTTTTGAAGGTGCTGTAAGTGTAATAACACCACAAAATACTGAGGCTAAAATTTTAAGAAAAGGTAATGGTATTACAGTATCAAACAATATTATAAAGGAAACTACTACTTCTGAAAATGCGCCAAGATGGTTGCAAAAGGTAAGTGTTTTTAACAATAGACCATTGTCTGAAATTATTGAGGAGTTAAGTATTCAATATGCTGTTACTTTTGATACAAGGTCTGTTGATGTTACTAGGTTATTTTCGGGTAGTTTTATACATGATAATTTAGAGGTTGCTTTGAAAACTACGTTAGTACCTATGGGAATTACCTATAGTATTACAAAACAAGAAAAAGATGGAATTTTGATTGTTCTAAAATAA
- a CDS encoding RNA polymerase sigma factor, which produces MHKSSKSVCEEKNFDALFQSYYKTATNYIYYKCGNLQQAEDIVQDAFVKIWKRCAEVIYDTARAFLYTICNNALRNEFEHQKVVLKHEAIPKSDRNHESPDFILETEEFKNKLESAIANLSDKEREVFLLSRIDKKSYKEIAEITGISVKGVERRMSNAFINLRKTLGMHLKF; this is translated from the coding sequence ATGCATAAGTCAAGTAAATCTGTTTGTGAAGAGAAAAATTTTGATGCCTTATTTCAGTCGTATTATAAAACGGCTACAAATTATATTTACTACAAGTGTGGTAATTTGCAACAGGCAGAAGATATTGTACAGGATGCCTTTGTAAAAATTTGGAAGCGTTGTGCAGAGGTTATTTATGATACTGCACGTGCGTTTTTATATACTATTTGTAATAATGCTTTACGTAATGAATTTGAACATCAAAAAGTGGTATTAAAACATGAAGCTATTCCAAAAAGTGATCGAAACCATGAATCACCTGATTTTATATTGGAAACTGAAGAATTTAAAAATAAGTTAGAAAGTGCTATTGCTAATTTATCTGACAAAGAGCGTGAGGTATTTTTATTAAGTAGAATTGATAAAAAGAGTTATAAAGAAATTGCCGAAATTACAGGTATCTCAGTAAAAGGTGTTGAACGTAGAATGAGCAATGCTTTTATTAATTTACGTAAGACTTTAGGAATGCATTTAAAATTTTAA
- a CDS encoding tetratricopeptide repeat protein translates to MHSKKNYLYLLLFYVITSFSQENKKDSVVIRLKHNIETAVSNAVKVNAYIELGNAYLTNDIFQAEEAYQKAINILKTNPNILKKQRANVYGQLGVLYKRKGEYPLAMEYYLKSKEFFEEIKDTTNIANLIHNIAMVYRDQREHKRAIKSFQKVIAIKHKLKESVGEGIAYNMMGVSYRKLKQLDSAIICYEKAKNIFNKANDLENLQRVNSNLAALYHYQKKYNQSIQLHQTNIKYYKEKKKLNSLFNSHFNIAKTFAVQKQYNQAIEHVNQALNIAEKLKLKDKLSRAYLRRSWIHSKRNKYKEALEDHRKHKKYSDSIYNRSNVKKIQELELTHKFKKQKLTDSLQYEAEKKNLELIKDKEQTKRKLYFSLFISAMLLGILVNIWIKSKYKKKNKIIVEDFKKKEEELKAFTNELLNKINKQEKQLKKRKEEKEETSKTKKLHIKVAEKILTKEDWYNFKEKFNQVYPMFFKSIKEKGIHLTSSEERLVTLEKLGLDNNQIAKVLGISVDSVFVNRYRLRKKINAPKSISILQFLEELKS, encoded by the coding sequence ATGCACTCAAAAAAGAACTATTTATACCTATTACTTTTTTATGTAATTACTAGTTTTAGTCAAGAAAATAAAAAAGACTCAGTAGTAATTCGATTAAAACATAATATAGAAACAGCAGTTTCAAATGCTGTAAAAGTGAATGCATACATTGAGTTAGGAAATGCTTATTTAACAAATGATATTTTTCAAGCAGAAGAAGCTTACCAAAAAGCAATAAACATATTAAAAACAAACCCTAACATATTAAAAAAACAAAGAGCAAATGTTTATGGACAATTAGGTGTTTTGTATAAACGTAAAGGAGAGTATCCTTTAGCTATGGAATACTATTTAAAATCGAAAGAATTTTTTGAAGAAATAAAAGATACAACCAATATAGCTAACTTGATACATAATATAGCTATGGTATACAGAGATCAAAGAGAACATAAAAGAGCTATTAAAAGTTTTCAAAAAGTAATTGCTATAAAACATAAATTAAAAGAAAGTGTAGGAGAAGGAATAGCTTATAATATGATGGGAGTATCTTACCGAAAATTAAAACAATTAGATTCCGCTATCATATGCTATGAAAAAGCTAAAAACATTTTTAATAAAGCAAATGATTTAGAAAACCTCCAAAGAGTAAATTCCAACTTAGCAGCATTGTATCATTATCAAAAAAAATACAATCAATCCATACAATTACATCAAACCAATATCAAGTATTATAAAGAAAAGAAAAAATTAAATTCATTATTTAATAGCCACTTTAACATTGCTAAAACATTTGCAGTACAAAAACAATATAATCAAGCAATAGAGCATGTAAATCAAGCTTTAAATATAGCAGAAAAACTAAAATTAAAAGACAAATTATCAAGAGCCTATTTAAGAAGAAGTTGGATTCATTCAAAAAGAAATAAATACAAAGAAGCCCTAGAAGACCATAGAAAACATAAAAAATACTCAGATTCTATTTATAATAGATCTAACGTTAAAAAAATACAAGAGTTAGAATTAACACATAAATTTAAAAAGCAAAAATTAACAGACAGTCTTCAATACGAAGCAGAAAAGAAAAATTTAGAGTTAATAAAAGATAAAGAACAAACAAAAAGAAAGCTCTATTTTTCTCTATTTATTAGTGCAATGTTATTAGGAATTTTAGTAAATATTTGGATTAAAAGTAAGTATAAGAAAAAGAATAAAATTATAGTTGAAGACTTTAAAAAGAAAGAAGAAGAGCTAAAAGCATTTACGAATGAATTATTGAATAAAATAAACAAGCAAGAAAAACAATTAAAGAAAAGAAAAGAAGAGAAAGAAGAAACTAGTAAAACAAAGAAATTACATATAAAGGTAGCAGAGAAGATATTGACAAAAGAAGATTGGTACAACTTTAAAGAAAAGTTTAATCAAGTATATCCCATGTTTTTTAAAAGTATAAAAGAAAAAGGAATTCATTTAACAAGTTCAGAAGAGCGCTTGGTGACACTTGAAAAACTTGGTTTAGATAATAACCAAATAGCAAAGGTGTTGGGGATTTCAGTAGACAGTGTTTTTGTGAATCGTTATAGATTAAGAAAAAAAATCAACGCCCCTAAATCCATCTCAATATTACAGTTCTTAGAAGAACTAAAATCCTAA